A single region of the Chiroxiphia lanceolata isolate bChiLan1 chromosome 22, bChiLan1.pri, whole genome shotgun sequence genome encodes:
- the LACTBL1 gene encoding putative beta-lactamase-like 1 isoform X2 → MLRQKMHNSGLPAMSAIVIYNDTVLWTGNFGKKNISDPSSAVPNEYTIYRIASVSKIFPTIMLYKMWEEGKVTSLDDPLERYAQNFVIKNPLGRLKDSEQRYTADGLVFLEKGSMPPKPSPVTLRRMASQLSGLPRRLRSTSLLWKGTTQDALALLKDDVLVADPGTRCHYSNLAFSLLAHVLAEHGADGQYQRWISEHILDRLGMEDTGFDLTPPIRSQMAVGFYSSRQPAPLYDLGWYRPSGQMYSTAADLAKLAMVFLGTYHRRLLEPDTVKTMLTPLLKCSSDYFANKTGTPWEINEQLGYDVIRKDGDLDGYSATFSLIPKLHLSFIVLMSGPRPQGGDVVTQTYEYLIPAMETAFREAEKSVVPPPNPIPYVGYYTYSNLTFYEIKVGIGGVLIMQQFGPHVEELIPEKYRTIKLHHLEDRVFQVVFDKEFPCVLHLGSASISLETQNGQLFNFYPFDRKGLSPGFDAPGLNTYNVVRVLRKPVFYS, encoded by the exons ATGCTCAGGCAGAAGATGCACAACTCAGGGCTGCCAGCCATGTCTGCCATCGTCATCTACAACGACACAGTGCTCTGGACAGGAAACTTTGGGAAGAAGAACATCTCCGACCCCTCCTCAGCTGTGCCCAACGAATACACCATTTACAG AATTGCCAGCGTCTCCAAGATCTTCCCCACCATTATGCTGTACAAGATGTGGGAGGAAGGCAAGGTCACGTCTCTGGATGACCCCTTGGAGCGTTACGCCCAGAACTTTGTTATCAAGAACCCCCTGGGAAGGCTGAAGGACTCAGAGCAGAGATACACAGCAGATGGGCTGGTGTTCTTGGAGAAGGGCTCGATGCCACCGAAGCCATCGCCCGTCACCCTGCGCAGGATGGCCAGTCAGCTCTCAG GTCTGCCCAGGAGGCTGAGATCCACCAGCCTGCTGTGGAAGGGCACCACGCAGGACGCCCTGGCTCTCCTGAAGGATGATGTGCTGGTGGCTGATCCAGGAACCAG gtgcCACTACAGCAACCTGGCCTTCTCCCTGCTGGCCCACGTGCTGGCCGAGCACGGGGCCGACGGGCAGTACCAGCGCTGGATCTCGGAGCACATCCTGGACCGCCTGGGCATGGAGGACACGGGGTTCGACCTCACGCCGCCCATCCGCTCCCAGATGGCCGTGGGCTTCTACAGCAGCCGCCAGCCCGCCCCGCTCTACGACCTGGGCTGGTACAGACCCTCGGGGCAGATGTACTCCACGGCTGCTGACCTGGCCAAGCTGGCCATGGTCTTCTTGGGCACCTACCACCGCCGGCTCCTGGAGCCCGACACGGTGAAGACCATGCTGACCCCGCTGCTCAAGTGCTCCAGCGACTACTTTGCCAACAAGACCGGCACGCCCTGGGAGATCAACGAGCAGCTGGGCTACGACGTCATCAGGAAGGATGGGGACCTCGATGGCTACTCGGCCACCTTCTCTCTAATCCCCAAGCTCCACCTGAGCTTCATCGTGCTCATGTCAGGGCCCAGGCCTCAGGGTGGGGATGTTGTGACTCAGACTTATGAGTATCTCATTCCGGCCATGGAGACGGCTTTCAGGGAGGCAGAGAAGAGCGTGGTCccccctccaaaccccatcccttATGTTGGCTACTACACCTACTCCAACCTGACTTTCTATGAGATCAAAGTTGGCATTGGTGGGGTGCTGATCATGCAGCAGTTTGGGCCTCACGTAGAAGAACTAATCCCTGAGAAGTATCGGACAATCAAACTCCACCACCTGGAGGATCGTGTATTCCAAGTTGTTTTTGACAAGGAGTTCCCGTGTGTCCTGCACCTGGGCTCTGCCTCCATCTCCCTGGAGACCCAAAATGGGCAGCTCTTTAACTTCTACCCCTTTGACCGCAAGGGTTTGTCTCCTGGCTTTGACGCCCCGGGGCTGAACACCTACAATGTGGTGCGTGTGCTCCGCAAGCCCGTGTTCTACAGCTAA
- the LACTBL1 gene encoding putative beta-lactamase-like 1 isoform X1: MEGLQLRKAPSSRSFLKLTAMEVKWIHVLVVFLFLLSVAMTGCFLWQYSLPKVEPGPSVMEVRSEAVQMCPRYPEPVPLDHPIPILKDALEKVDLMLRQKMHNSGLPAMSAIVIYNDTVLWTGNFGKKNISDPSSAVPNEYTIYRIASVSKIFPTIMLYKMWEEGKVTSLDDPLERYAQNFVIKNPLGRLKDSEQRYTADGLVFLEKGSMPPKPSPVTLRRMASQLSGLPRRLRSTSLLWKGTTQDALALLKDDVLVADPGTRCHYSNLAFSLLAHVLAEHGADGQYQRWISEHILDRLGMEDTGFDLTPPIRSQMAVGFYSSRQPAPLYDLGWYRPSGQMYSTAADLAKLAMVFLGTYHRRLLEPDTVKTMLTPLLKCSSDYFANKTGTPWEINEQLGYDVIRKDGDLDGYSATFSLIPKLHLSFIVLMSGPRPQGGDVVTQTYEYLIPAMETAFREAEKSVVPPPNPIPYVGYYTYSNLTFYEIKVGIGGVLIMQQFGPHVEELIPEKYRTIKLHHLEDRVFQVVFDKEFPCVLHLGSASISLETQNGQLFNFYPFDRKGLSPGFDAPGLNTYNVVRVLRKPVFYS; encoded by the exons ATGGAAGGGTTACAGCTGCGG AAGGCTCCCAGCAGCCGGAGCTTCCTCAAACTCACTGCCATGGAGGTGAAGTGGATCCATGTGTTGGTtgtcttcctcttcctgctgtcTGTGGCAATGACAGGCTGCTTCCTGTGGCAGTACAGCCTCCCCAAGGTGGAGCCCG GCCCCTCTGTGATGGAAGTGAGATCAGAAGCTGTGCAGATGTGTCCCCGCTACCCTGAGCCGGTGCCGCTGGAccaccccatccccatcctgaAGGATGCCTTGGAGAAG GTGGATTTGATGCTCAGGCAGAAGATGCACAACTCAGGGCTGCCAGCCATGTCTGCCATCGTCATCTACAACGACACAGTGCTCTGGACAGGAAACTTTGGGAAGAAGAACATCTCCGACCCCTCCTCAGCTGTGCCCAACGAATACACCATTTACAG AATTGCCAGCGTCTCCAAGATCTTCCCCACCATTATGCTGTACAAGATGTGGGAGGAAGGCAAGGTCACGTCTCTGGATGACCCCTTGGAGCGTTACGCCCAGAACTTTGTTATCAAGAACCCCCTGGGAAGGCTGAAGGACTCAGAGCAGAGATACACAGCAGATGGGCTGGTGTTCTTGGAGAAGGGCTCGATGCCACCGAAGCCATCGCCCGTCACCCTGCGCAGGATGGCCAGTCAGCTCTCAG GTCTGCCCAGGAGGCTGAGATCCACCAGCCTGCTGTGGAAGGGCACCACGCAGGACGCCCTGGCTCTCCTGAAGGATGATGTGCTGGTGGCTGATCCAGGAACCAG gtgcCACTACAGCAACCTGGCCTTCTCCCTGCTGGCCCACGTGCTGGCCGAGCACGGGGCCGACGGGCAGTACCAGCGCTGGATCTCGGAGCACATCCTGGACCGCCTGGGCATGGAGGACACGGGGTTCGACCTCACGCCGCCCATCCGCTCCCAGATGGCCGTGGGCTTCTACAGCAGCCGCCAGCCCGCCCCGCTCTACGACCTGGGCTGGTACAGACCCTCGGGGCAGATGTACTCCACGGCTGCTGACCTGGCCAAGCTGGCCATGGTCTTCTTGGGCACCTACCACCGCCGGCTCCTGGAGCCCGACACGGTGAAGACCATGCTGACCCCGCTGCTCAAGTGCTCCAGCGACTACTTTGCCAACAAGACCGGCACGCCCTGGGAGATCAACGAGCAGCTGGGCTACGACGTCATCAGGAAGGATGGGGACCTCGATGGCTACTCGGCCACCTTCTCTCTAATCCCCAAGCTCCACCTGAGCTTCATCGTGCTCATGTCAGGGCCCAGGCCTCAGGGTGGGGATGTTGTGACTCAGACTTATGAGTATCTCATTCCGGCCATGGAGACGGCTTTCAGGGAGGCAGAGAAGAGCGTGGTCccccctccaaaccccatcccttATGTTGGCTACTACACCTACTCCAACCTGACTTTCTATGAGATCAAAGTTGGCATTGGTGGGGTGCTGATCATGCAGCAGTTTGGGCCTCACGTAGAAGAACTAATCCCTGAGAAGTATCGGACAATCAAACTCCACCACCTGGAGGATCGTGTATTCCAAGTTGTTTTTGACAAGGAGTTCCCGTGTGTCCTGCACCTGGGCTCTGCCTCCATCTCCCTGGAGACCCAAAATGGGCAGCTCTTTAACTTCTACCCCTTTGACCGCAAGGGTTTGTCTCCTGGCTTTGACGCCCCGGGGCTGAACACCTACAATGTGGTGCGTGTGCTCCGCAAGCCCGTGTTCTACAGCTAA